The sequence TGAGTATACCATTTATTAACTGCaaattaactagttttattttcaGTATATATTTATGTACTGCAAATTCATAGTGTCTAACACACAGAttcatatatgtaagcataagAATGGTTTTTAATGAGTATGGAAGTTATGTACTGAAAATTCTGAGCCTTTTTTCGGTTTCAATTTGTGTAGCTTTTTAGTTTCTGAGAGTATATCATATATGTACTCTTATATTTTGCAGGTTTTTATCCACTAGCATATGCTTAGTTCCTGGAGAAGATGTTGCATTAGTTCCTGGAGAAGATGTTGCTGCTTGGTCCTCTTCAAATAAGGATTAgctcatgatgttgattttattCAAGAACTTTCATCAGTTTTTGAATTATGTAATAGGGAATCTATCTCCTAAAACATTGTTGCGCTGCTGATTTGAAcagtaaaagataaaaaaaactatCGATGTATCATATTGGTTAAAATAAAACAGGGttttttcagtacatcatatatgtactactAATTCATACCATTTTATGCTACTTTTTCAGCAAACACATATGTAGACTTCTTCTCAAACTTCACAAATCAGAACGTCTAGGTCTTctactatgtttttttttattatatgtgTAGATAAATTAGGTTTCTTTATGGGAGAGAGAAGAATATCGAATTATATTAGATATTAAAGGTGTGCAGGCACATACgtttgacaacaaggagtttctGGTCATTTTCATGTTTTGGTTAAATATGGACCTGTAGATAACTAATTAATCcgattggaccctactataaataaccttatagGCTTAGTACTCTAAAGTCTAATCCGGCACTGAGATATTCTACTCTAATAACCTAATCAATGATAAGCTAAAAATCTAACTTCCCCAATTCATCCTCCTCAAATTCTGGCCTCCGCAATGTCTGAACAACACCCATTAACGGAACCTTCAATCTCTAATCCTTCAGAAACCATCCCTTCGCTCACAGAacaacaaaaccctaactctACCTCCGTTCCTACCTCAAATTCTGTTGCTATACAGAACACAATCCCAATCCTGTCAACAGATTCCTCCTCCACCCCAATCCCCAACTCTACCTCGGTTCCTAATCAAAATTCAATTTCTAACTCTAACAATAACCCTAatttaaatcatcatcatcatccaccTCTTACTCCCCCCTTCCCTAAGAAGCCAAGGAAAGGCGGTAGAGCTCCTCGATCGTCGCCTCTTTCTATCAACGACCAGGTATTTCCCCAGTTTAATTATTCTAATGGTAGACCCAATGGGAACATTAATGGAAACGCTAGCGGTAATAGACAACACATTCCTtctagttcttcttcaaattttatGAAATCCAATTTAGAGACTTCACATTCTTTGCCCCCGTTACCCAGTACTACTGCGAGTATTGGCAGGACTATTCCTGATATATCCGAAGAGATTATATTTATTAATAAAGAAGCTACTGCTGAAGCTTTAACAGCACTAACGTCAGGATTTCCAGCTGATTCTCTCACTGAAGAGGAAATTGAAGCTGGAGTTGTTTCAGTTGTGGGAGGTATTGAACAGGTTAATTATACATTAATTAGAAACCATATACTAACTAAATGGAGGGAGAATATAAACAGCTGGTTAACAAAAGAATCGTTAGTGCGTTCAATACCTTCTCATGGTCATACCCTTTTGAACTCGGCTTATGGTTTCTTGGTTTCGCATGGATATGTTAATTTTGGGGTTGCACCTGCGATCAAGGAAAAAATTCAAGTAGAGGCGACTAAACCGAAAGTTATTATAATCGGGGCAGGATTGGCTGGTTTAGCAGCTGCTAGGCAATTAATGACATTTGGGTTTAAAGTTGTGATTTTGGAGGGTAGGAAAAGAGCTGGTGGACGGGTTTATACCAAGAAAATGGAGGGTTCAGATAAAATTGCTGCGGCAGATTTGGGGGGAAGTGTTTTGACGGGTACATTTGGGAACCCACTTGCAATTATAGGCAGGCAGTTGTCTTGCTCTCTTCATAAGGTAAGGGATAAGTGTCCTCTTTATAAGCCAGATGGGAAGCCAGTTGATCCTGATATGGATATGAAAGTAGAGACAGCATTTAACCGACTTTTGGATAAAGCAAGCCGTCTCAGACAGTCAATGGGGGAAGTTTCTGTTGATGTTTCACTCGGGTCTTCGCTTGAGACTTTTAGAGAGGTCTATGGAGATGCAGTGACTAGTGAGGAGATGAACTTGTTTAATTGGCATCTAGCAAATTTAGAATATGCAAATGCAGGTTTGCTTTCACAGCTTTCCCTCGCGTTTTGGGACCAGGATGATCCATATGATATGGGAGGGGACCATTGCTTCTTGCCTGGGGGTAATGGGAGGTTAGTTCAGGCATTGGCGGAAAGTTTACCTATCTTATATGAAAAAACGGTGCACACCATCCGTTGTGGTAGCGACGGAGTGCAGGTTCTTGCAGGGAACCAAATTTTTGAAGGAGATATGGCACTTTGTTCAGTTCCGCTTGGGGTATTGAAGAGTGGCTCTATCAAGTTTGTTCCAGAATTGCCTCAAAGGAAGCTTGATGGAATAAAGAGATTGGGTTTCGGGCTGTTGAATAAGGTTGCAATGCTATTCCCCCATGTGTTCTGGGGCACGGAGCTCGACACATTTGGGCACCTCTCTGATGAATCGAGTCGTCGGGGGGAGTTTTTTCTATTTTACAGCTATGCTACTGTGGCCGGAGGTCCCCTCTTGATTGCTTTAGTAGCAGGGGAAGCTGCACATAAATTTGAGAGCATGCCCCCTACTGATGCTGTGTCCCATGTCCTGCAGATCCTAAAGGGTATGCCTTTTCtttctgtattttttttccttttttatataTGACTATACTGGCGTTTTCCCTTAGTCTAAAGAGAATTACAGACACATCAGATAAAGTTTAACAGCAAAATAATTTGATGCTGCAGATAAAAGCTCCAAAATAGTTAGCAAAGACACTTGTATAGAGAACAGAGATTAGACTGCATGAATTAGTATAAGATGTTACAGAGTAAAGCCTCAAAATAGCTAGCAAAGACACTCGTACAAAGATTAGACTACATATATTTGTATGCTATTGCTATTATTATATCTCATCGACGTATTTTCTTAAACACACGTGCTTGTGCACAGGTATTTATGAGCCACAGGGAATTGATGTTCCAGAGCCGATTCAGACTGTTTGCACTAGGTGGGGTAGTGATCCCTTTAGTTTAGGTTCATATTCGAATGTTGCTGTTGGAGCATCCGGGGATGATTATGATATCTTAGCAGAGAGTGTTGGAGATGGGAGGCTTTTCTTTGCTGGGGAAGCCACTAACAGGAGATATCCTGCAACCATGCATGGAGCATTCCTCAGTGGACTTAGGGAAGCTGCAAACATGGCTCACCATGCTAATGCTCGGGCACTGCGTGTAAAAGTGGAGAGGAGTCCATCAAAGAATTCTCAGTCTTGCGCTGCCCTTCTGACCGATTTATTCAGGGAGCCAGATCTTGAATTTGGGAGCTTTTCGGTTATTTTGGCTCGTAAGAAATCTGATCCCAAGTCGGCAGCAATTTTGAGGGTCACATTTAGTGGACCTCGGAAGAAGAACACCGAAGGATCAAAACCAGATCAACAGCACTCTAATAAGTTGCTCTTTCAGCAGCTTCAGTCACACtataatcagcagcaacagcTTCATGTTTATACCTTGTTGTCAAGACAACATGCTCTTGAACTGAGTGAGGTTAGAGGAGGTGATGAGATGAGATTGCACTATTTATCTGAGAAGCTTGGGGTGAAGTTGGTAGGTAGGAGAGGTTTGGGTCCTGCTGCAGATTCTGTTATTGCTTCTATCAAGGCTGAGAGGGTAATCCGCAGATCAGCGTCAACTTTTTTGGCTCTTAAATCAGGTGAAATATTTGGTTTTACTTTCACTCTCAGACTTgctatatgtttttttttaatcagtTGACTGTTTTAATAACTCACGATGGTAACGCTTGAAAAAAAATTCTGCTTTGTGGGAAAAAGGTACATCGAAGCAGAGATCTGCCAATTCCAAGCAAAAATTAGTCAGGTATGAATGCGATTACACTTCAAATTTATTAGGTATGTCTCGAGATTCATTTTATTTCTTAACCTAGCTGCTATTTTCTAGGAGGGCAAAAGTAATTCGCAACGGCAGTAGTGCTGCACCTCGTCCAACCTCTTCAGCTTCTCCTTCTGCATCTCGTATTGCCTCTACTGCTGCTTCTGCACTTCGTCCCGTCTCCGCGGATTCTCCACCTGCCCCTCGTCCCGTCTCTTCAGGTCCCCCTTCTGCACATCGACTAGGCTCTGCAGGTCTTCCTCTTGCACCTCGTCTTTGTTCCGGCCCTCCTTCTGCACAACGTCCTGCCTCTGGAAGTCCTTCTACTGCACCTTGTCCTGGCACTGCAGCGCACCCTGTATCTCGACTCGTCTCATCAGCTCCTCTTGCACCGCATTCCGTTGCTGTAGCTTCAACAGCTACACCTCATCCCAACGATGCAGCTCATTCTACTGTACCTTGTAAtggctctgcagcttcctctgcACCTGAACTCATCTCCGCAGCATCTGTTGCAGCAGATTTCGATGGTGTAGCTTCATCAGTTGCCCCTTATCCCAGTGATGCAGCTCATCATATTGCACCTTGTATTGGCTCTGCAGCTTTTCCTGAACCTGTCTGCACACTGTCTCTTGCACCGCATCTCGATGATGTAACTTCGTCAGTTACTCCTCATCTCAGTGATGCAGCTCGTTTTGCTGAACCTTTTCTTGGCTCTGCAGCGCCTTCTGTGCCTCACCCCCCATCACCCACTTTAGAACCTCCAATGGATGATGTATCTTGTCCTGTCTTAGCAACTCCTCTCGAAGCTTTATCTCTGCCTGCCTTTTCTCCTCCTCTCGACCCTGCACCTCTTCTTGCCTTCGTATCTCCTCCTGTGTTATCACCTCCTTCTGATTTTTTATCTTCTCCCAGTGCTGTGTCTTCTCTCGTCCCTGCACCTCTTCCCAACTCTGCAACTCCTCCAATGGATACAGGTCTTGGTTCATGAAAAAGGATAGCTGAAGTGAACAGATCCAGGTGACAGATTGGTCCCTTTGGATCTTCTATTTGATCGCGCATCAACCAGCATGGTGTTGGTTATCAGTATGCACTATACGGCATGGCTGGAACTTACGCCTGGTAACCCACTTTGAAGAAATGACGTCTGACCCCAATCTCATAATCCCGTAAGGAACAGCCACAAGTCATATGAACAAGCTTTCTCATTTTCAAAAAGCCAGTCTCTTGTTGCGCCCCTGTCAAGGGTTTGATCTTCCGGAAGGCTGACACCCATGCTATTTATTTATGGTTAACCAGCAGAAGAGCAAGAGTTTTTGTGATTCTTCACATCTGATTTAGAAGTGTGTGTTTATGGTGCAGTCTACCTCAGATGGAGTCCCCCAAAGTTTTTCACACTAGAGCTTTGATATAACAAAGAACTGTAATTGAGTATATGTAAAAATCTTTATCCACATGTCTTTTCTACCTACTACTGGGACATATAGATGATGacaattttctatttttttcttcctaCATTCCTACATTCACTTGTCAGTATTTTAATTTGCATCTTGATTCCTGTTAGTAACCGGTCTTCCAAGTCCATCTTCTTACCAACCACCAGTAACAATCTATTTTGTTGTTGAATTCCAGCAGAATTTTAAAGCTAaacctcttt comes from Papaver somniferum cultivar HN1 chromosome 7, ASM357369v1, whole genome shotgun sequence and encodes:
- the LOC113298669 gene encoding protein FLOWERING LOCUS D-like; amino-acid sequence: MSEQHPLTEPSISNPSETIPSLTEQQNPNSTSVPTSNSVAIQNTIPILSTDSSSTPIPNSTSVPNQNSISNSNNNPNLNHHHHPPLTPPFPKKPRKGGRAPRSSPLSINDQVFPQFNYSNGRPNGNINGNASGNRQHIPSSSSSNFMKSNLETSHSLPPLPSTTASIGRTIPDISEEIIFINKEATAEALTALTSGFPADSLTEEEIEAGVVSVVGGIEQVNYTLIRNHILTKWRENINSWLTKESLVRSIPSHGHTLLNSAYGFLVSHGYVNFGVAPAIKEKIQVEATKPKVIIIGAGLAGLAAARQLMTFGFKVVILEGRKRAGGRVYTKKMEGSDKIAAADLGGSVLTGTFGNPLAIIGRQLSCSLHKVRDKCPLYKPDGKPVDPDMDMKVETAFNRLLDKASRLRQSMGEVSVDVSLGSSLETFREVYGDAVTSEEMNLFNWHLANLEYANAGLLSQLSLAFWDQDDPYDMGGDHCFLPGGNGRLVQALAESLPILYEKTVHTIRCGSDGVQVLAGNQIFEGDMALCSVPLGVLKSGSIKFVPELPQRKLDGIKRLGFGLLNKVAMLFPHVFWGTELDTFGHLSDESSRRGEFFLFYSYATVAGGPLLIALVAGEAAHKFESMPPTDAVSHVLQILKGIYEPQGIDVPEPIQTVCTRWGSDPFSLGSYSNVAVGASGDDYDILAESVGDGRLFFAGEATNRRYPATMHGAFLSGLREAANMAHHANARALRVKVERSPSKNSQSCAALLTDLFREPDLEFGSFSVILARKKSDPKSAAILRVTFSGPRKKNTEGSKPDQQHSNKLLFQQLQSHYNQQQQLHVYTLLSRQHALELSEVRGGDEMRLHYLSEKLGVKLVGRRGLGPAADSVIASIKAERVIRRSASTFLALKSGTSKQRSANSKQKLVRRAKVIRNGSSAAPRPTSSASPSASRIASTAASALRPVSADSPPAPRPVSSGPPSAHRLGSAGLPLAPRLCSGPPSAQRPASGSPSTAPCPGTAAHPVSRLVSSAPLAPHSVAVASTATPHPNDAAHSTVPCNGSAASSAPELISAASVAADFDGVASSVAPYPSDAAHHIAPCIGSAAFPEPVCTLSLAPHLDDVTSSVTPHLSDAARFAEPFLGSAAPSVPHPPSPTLEPPMDDVSCPVLATPLEALSLPAFSPPLDPAPLLAFVSPPVLSPPSDFLSSPSAVSSLVPAPLPNSATPPMDTGLGS